A region of Xylocopa sonorina isolate GNS202 chromosome 13, iyXylSono1_principal, whole genome shotgun sequence DNA encodes the following proteins:
- the Poli gene encoding DNA polymerase iota — MDSIEFDSIIRHPRTIIHIDVDCFYAQVEMLRHPELEGKPLGVQQKNIVVTSNYLAREYGIKKCMSVQEALQLCPGLVLVNGEDLTNYRHFSAKILDILHQFTPLVERLGFDDNFMDVTSIVQKYMNSGNNSELNMSISMEDENPVGEVFGPSEEECPCGCHARLIIASKVATEIRERIYKELHVTCSAGIAHNKLLAKLVGSLHKPNQQTLIFPCSAPMLLSSIGSVSKIPGVGQKTTQLLVSNNIKTVEDLRRTSLETLEMKIGIELARKLKDNAEGIDETVVKPTGKRQSIGLEDGFKSVSLVAEVESRLGALLRRLTELAMEDGRIPVAMRLTVRKHDFNKPTSGKRETRQCALPKHLLPSSKSGVYDHAKMLSLAMKLFHRTVDVSKPFHLTLLGVAFTKFEERSSGKNSITSFLRKQVAVQSVLDISSEEGVPDVNLGSPMSVNQDSNDGSTMSTTSSPISKSIGASNQSADDDALSEIEPLPKKTRLEVWLSGRRESPSNEMADLRLSPSSPMQLSPKIDAAVLKSLPIDIQREVTRPWPTTSKPKPNNILKYFIANK; from the coding sequence ATGGATTCCATTGAATTTGATTCAATTATAAGACACCCAAGAACCATAATTCATATCGATGTCGACTGTTTTTATGCCCAAGTTGAGATGCTGAGGCATCCGGAACTAGAAGGTAAACCTTTGGGTGTGCAACAAAAAAATATAGTAGTAACGAGTAATTATTTGGCACGAGAATATGGAATTAAGAAATGTATGTCAGTGCAAGAAGCTTTACAGTTGTGCCCAGGACTGGTGTTGGTGAATGGTGAAGATTTAACCAATTACCGTCACTTTTCTGCCAAAATATTGGATATATTACATCAATTTACCCCGTTAGTTGAAAGACTTGGTTTTGATGACAACTTTATGGATGTAACGTCTATTGTACAAAAATATATGAATTCGGGAAACAATTCTGAATTAAATATGAGTATCTCCATGGAAGATGAAAATCCAGTTGGTGAAGTGTTTGGACCATCTGAAGAGGAATGCCCTTGCGGTTGCCATGCTCGATTGATTATTGCTTCCAAGGTTGCAACAGAAATAAGGGAACGAATATATAAAGAATTACATGTCACATGCAGCGCTGGAATAGCACACAATAAACTCTTAGCAAAGCTAGTGGGGTCGTTGCATAAACCGAATCAACAAACTCTAATATTTCCATGCAGTGCGCCAATGCTATTATCTAGCATAGGGTCTGTATCGAAAATCCCAGGTGTTGGACAAAAAACTACACAATTGTTAGTGTCTAATAACATAAAAACAGTCGAGGACTTACGTAGAACATCGTTAGAAACGTTGGAAATGAAAATTGGCATCGAATTGGCAAGAAAACTGAAAGACAATGCCGAAGGCATAGACGAAACTGTTGTAAAACCGACAGGGAAAAGACAGTCTATAGGCCTAGAGGATGGCTTTAAAAGCGTTTCTTTAGTAGCCGAAGTAGAGTCACGACTAGGAGCACTTCTTAGACGATTGACAGAATTAGCCATGGAGGATGGAAGAATTCCCGTTGCGATGAGGTTAACGGTCAGAAAACATGACTTTAACAAACCAACCTCGGGTAAAAGAGAAACCCGACAATGTGCTTTACCGAAACATTTACTGCCCTCCTCAAAGTCTGGTGTTTATGATCACGCGAAAATGTTGTCACTTGCAATGAAATTGTTTCATCGTACCGTTGATGTATCTAAACCATTCCATTTAACACTTCTCGGAGTTGCATTTACGAAATTCGAGGAGAGATCATCCGGCAAGAATAGTATTACATCTTTCCTACGAAAACAAGTCGCTGTTCAGTCTGTTCTAGATATAAGCTCAGAAGAGGGTGTACCCGATGTAAACCTCGGATCGCCAATGAGTGTGAATCAAGACAGTAACGACGGTTCGACGATGAGCACTACGTCCTCTCCGATCTCGAAGTCAATAGGTGCTAGCAATCAGAGTGCGGATGACGATGCGCTGAGTGAAATAGAACCCCTGCCAAAAAAGACCAGACTGGAGGTATGGTTGAGCGGACGCAGAGAATCACCGAGCAACGAAATGGCCGATCTTCGACTCAGTCCTTCGTCACCGATGCAACTGTCACCGAAAATCGACGCGGCGGTTCTCAAGTCCCTACCTATTGATATACAAAGAGAAGTCACCCGTCCTTGGCCGACAACTAGTAAACCAAAACCCAATAATATACTTAAATACTTTATAGCCAATAAGTGA
- the LOC143430409 gene encoding tripartite motif-containing protein 2 isoform X2 produces the protein MEALRLAIQTRLGERMVSMSSMLVETVSINYEDFNESFLTCGTCLCVYDGGEHTPKLLPCSHTVCLHCLTRIAASQTRETGAFRCPICRELITIPRGGVPALPPSFLVNQLLDLMSRQRREVIPKCSVHINQELLFCETCDTVFCTVCTGGNHAGTLPGCTEHTIIPFSIAIKRMSEILLYKANECISKLTQAQDSVTTELQRLEASTERCLSAVDHEFAEIIAKIERRRSELQAAVSAAARDKKHVLEEQHALIEAEKNKVQRECEGLQYQVEVRNITQRIGTLSDQLDAASTLSEPKENAFITFEFNHNNALSQLEEALNNLGRIRSSTTLPGLCRARLKDPAIVKLQAAVTVETVDYHGHPRNVGGDLISAELTLADSIHSENQSSSIDTEIVDLENGTYEVLFRPPSASRYVLKLSVFERPIKDYPLFFDATEHNEPIKVYGRQGNGKDEFYQPVAVAVDDDGMIYILDTGNSRIKVLNCDLEFQRHVTNEGLEGRSCTGIGISEQGLVVVNWRTRKVTEMSTLGDTIKSFSHNAFQEPIDVAVDRSYGHILVADNGQSCVFVFDSDGKILFQVGKRSTFKLITSVTVGPNGEIVVADSRIQVFSAKGDFSEEIYSEGKGKGTYGGLAVDAEGKILGTRTDKGRSIIQVLKLGGGNILTEIDSHCSKLRRPSGIAVLPDNHLVVVDLGNDCIKKYRYW, from the exons ATGGAGGCATTGCGCTTAGCTATACA GACCCGGCTAGGGGAGAGGATGGTTAGCATGAGCTCTATGCTCGTGGAGACCGTTAGTATAAACTATGAAGATTTTAATGAAAGTTTTCTAACATGTGGTACATGTCTTTGCGTTTATGATGGTGGAGAACACACTCCCAAATTATTACCATGTTCACACACG gtATGTTTGCATTGCTTAACAAGAATTGCTGCATCTCAGACTCGCGAGACTGGTGCCTTTCGATGTCCTATTTGCAGAGAATTGATAACAATACCTCGTGGTGGAGTTCCTGCATTGCCACCTAGTTTCTTGGTGAATCAACTACTCGACCTTATGTCCAGGCAGAGACGAGAG GTTATTCCAAAATGTTCTGTTCATATAAATCAAGAGTTGCTATTTTGCGAAACATGTGATACAGTGTTTTGTACAGTATGTACTGGTGGTAATCATGCAGGAACTTTACCAGGATGTACTGAACACACTATTATACCCTTTAGTATTGCAATAAAAAGGATGTCTGAAATCTTACTTTACAAAGCTAACGAATGTATATCCAAG CTAACCCAAGCGCAAGATTCTGTAACTACAGAATTACAACGTTTGGAAGCTTCAACAGAAAGGTGCTTGAGTGCTGTGGACCATGAATTTGCAGAAATTATTGCAAAAATTGAAAGGAGACGATCAGAATTGCAGGCAGCTGTCTCAGCTGCAGCAAGAGATAAGAAGCATGTACTAGAAGAACAGCATGCTCTTATAGAAGCTGAAAAAAATAAAGTACAACGAGAGTGTGAAGGCTTACAATATCAG GTTGAAGTACGGAACATTACACAAAGAATTGGTACTTTATCTGACCAACTTGATGCAGCATCAACACTTAGTGAACCTAAAGAAAATGCTTTCATTACGTTTGAATTTAATCACAATAATGCTCTTTCTCAATTAGAGGAAGCTCTTAATAACTTGGGAAGAATACGTTCTAGTACAACATTGCCAG GTTTATGTAGAGCCCGGTTAAAAGATCCCGCTATAGTTAAATTACAAGCAGCTGTAACAGTAGAAACTGTTGATTATCATGGTCACCCTAGAAACGTCGGAGGAGATCTTATCTCCGCAGAACTAACTTTAGCGGATAGTATACATTCAGAAAACCAAAGTTCCAGTATTGACACTGAAATTGTAGATTTAGAAAATGGTACATACGAAGTACTATTCCGACCTCCGTCTGCGAGCCGCTATGTCTTAAAATTGTCAGTTTTCGAGCGGCCTATTAAAGATTATCCTTTATTTTTTGACGCAACGGAACATAATGAACCTATTAAAGTATATGGGAGACAAGGAAATGGAAAAGATGAATTTTATCAACCAGTAGCAGTTGCTGTTGACGACGACGGCATGATATATATTTTAGATACTGGGAATTCACgcataaaa GTACTCAATTGTGATTTAGAGTTTCAAAGGCATGTAACTAACGAAGGACTTGAAGGTCGTAGTTGTACAGGAATTGGTATTTCTGAACAAGGTCTGGTTGTTGTCAATTGGAGAACACGAAAAGTTACGGAGATGAGTACTCTAGGTGACACTATTAAATCTTTCTCGCATAACGCGTTTCAA GAGCCAATTGATGTTGCGGTAGATCGAAGCTATGGTCATATACTTGTTGCAGACAACGGACAAAGTTGTGTTTTTGTGTTTGATTCTGATGGCAAAATTCTCTTTCAG GTGGGAAAGAGAAGTACATTTAAATTAATTACTTCTGTGACTGTTGGACCCAATGGTGAAATAGTAGTCGCCGATAGTCGTATTCAAGTGTTTTCTGCTAAAGGTGATTTCTCTGAAGAAATTTATTCAGAAGGCAAAG GAAAAGGTACTTATGGGGGCTTGGCTGTTGATGCAGAAGGTAAAATACTTGGTACTCGCACTGATAAAGGTCGCAGTATAATCCAAGTACTAAAGTTAGGAGGAGGTAATATTTTAACTGAAATCGATTCGCATTGTTCGAAACTACGACGACCTTCAGGTATTGCAGTATTACCTGACAATCACTTAGTAGTTGTAGACTTGGGAAATGACTGTATAAAAAAATATAGATACTGGTAA
- the LOC143430409 gene encoding tripartite motif-containing protein 2 isoform X3, translating into MSCCPFMTRLGERMVSMSSMLVETVSINYEDFNESFLTCGTCLCVYDGGEHTPKLLPCSHTVCLHCLTRIAASQTRETGAFRCPICRELITIPRGGVPALPPSFLVNQLLDLMSRQRREVIPKCSVHINQELLFCETCDTVFCTVCTGGNHAGTLPGCTEHTIIPFSIAIKRMSEILLYKANECISKLTQAQDSVTTELQRLEASTERCLSAVDHEFAEIIAKIERRRSELQAAVSAAARDKKHVLEEQHALIEAEKNKVQRECEGLQYQVEVRNITQRIGTLSDQLDAASTLSEPKENAFITFEFNHNNALSQLEEALNNLGRIRSSTTLPGLCRARLKDPAIVKLQAAVTVETVDYHGHPRNVGGDLISAELTLADSIHSENQSSSIDTEIVDLENGTYEVLFRPPSASRYVLKLSVFERPIKDYPLFFDATEHNEPIKVYGRQGNGKDEFYQPVAVAVDDDGMIYILDTGNSRIKVLNCDLEFQRHVTNEGLEGRSCTGIGISEQGLVVVNWRTRKVTEMSTLGDTIKSFSHNAFQEPIDVAVDRSYGHILVADNGQSCVFVFDSDGKILFQVGKRSTFKLITSVTVGPNGEIVVADSRIQVFSAKGDFSEEIYSEGKGKGTYGGLAVDAEGKILGTRTDKGRSIIQVLKLGGGNILTEIDSHCSKLRRPSGIAVLPDNHLVVVDLGNDCIKKYRYW; encoded by the exons ATGAGCTGCTGTCCATTCAT GACCCGGCTAGGGGAGAGGATGGTTAGCATGAGCTCTATGCTCGTGGAGACCGTTAGTATAAACTATGAAGATTTTAATGAAAGTTTTCTAACATGTGGTACATGTCTTTGCGTTTATGATGGTGGAGAACACACTCCCAAATTATTACCATGTTCACACACG gtATGTTTGCATTGCTTAACAAGAATTGCTGCATCTCAGACTCGCGAGACTGGTGCCTTTCGATGTCCTATTTGCAGAGAATTGATAACAATACCTCGTGGTGGAGTTCCTGCATTGCCACCTAGTTTCTTGGTGAATCAACTACTCGACCTTATGTCCAGGCAGAGACGAGAG GTTATTCCAAAATGTTCTGTTCATATAAATCAAGAGTTGCTATTTTGCGAAACATGTGATACAGTGTTTTGTACAGTATGTACTGGTGGTAATCATGCAGGAACTTTACCAGGATGTACTGAACACACTATTATACCCTTTAGTATTGCAATAAAAAGGATGTCTGAAATCTTACTTTACAAAGCTAACGAATGTATATCCAAG CTAACCCAAGCGCAAGATTCTGTAACTACAGAATTACAACGTTTGGAAGCTTCAACAGAAAGGTGCTTGAGTGCTGTGGACCATGAATTTGCAGAAATTATTGCAAAAATTGAAAGGAGACGATCAGAATTGCAGGCAGCTGTCTCAGCTGCAGCAAGAGATAAGAAGCATGTACTAGAAGAACAGCATGCTCTTATAGAAGCTGAAAAAAATAAAGTACAACGAGAGTGTGAAGGCTTACAATATCAG GTTGAAGTACGGAACATTACACAAAGAATTGGTACTTTATCTGACCAACTTGATGCAGCATCAACACTTAGTGAACCTAAAGAAAATGCTTTCATTACGTTTGAATTTAATCACAATAATGCTCTTTCTCAATTAGAGGAAGCTCTTAATAACTTGGGAAGAATACGTTCTAGTACAACATTGCCAG GTTTATGTAGAGCCCGGTTAAAAGATCCCGCTATAGTTAAATTACAAGCAGCTGTAACAGTAGAAACTGTTGATTATCATGGTCACCCTAGAAACGTCGGAGGAGATCTTATCTCCGCAGAACTAACTTTAGCGGATAGTATACATTCAGAAAACCAAAGTTCCAGTATTGACACTGAAATTGTAGATTTAGAAAATGGTACATACGAAGTACTATTCCGACCTCCGTCTGCGAGCCGCTATGTCTTAAAATTGTCAGTTTTCGAGCGGCCTATTAAAGATTATCCTTTATTTTTTGACGCAACGGAACATAATGAACCTATTAAAGTATATGGGAGACAAGGAAATGGAAAAGATGAATTTTATCAACCAGTAGCAGTTGCTGTTGACGACGACGGCATGATATATATTTTAGATACTGGGAATTCACgcataaaa GTACTCAATTGTGATTTAGAGTTTCAAAGGCATGTAACTAACGAAGGACTTGAAGGTCGTAGTTGTACAGGAATTGGTATTTCTGAACAAGGTCTGGTTGTTGTCAATTGGAGAACACGAAAAGTTACGGAGATGAGTACTCTAGGTGACACTATTAAATCTTTCTCGCATAACGCGTTTCAA GAGCCAATTGATGTTGCGGTAGATCGAAGCTATGGTCATATACTTGTTGCAGACAACGGACAAAGTTGTGTTTTTGTGTTTGATTCTGATGGCAAAATTCTCTTTCAG GTGGGAAAGAGAAGTACATTTAAATTAATTACTTCTGTGACTGTTGGACCCAATGGTGAAATAGTAGTCGCCGATAGTCGTATTCAAGTGTTTTCTGCTAAAGGTGATTTCTCTGAAGAAATTTATTCAGAAGGCAAAG GAAAAGGTACTTATGGGGGCTTGGCTGTTGATGCAGAAGGTAAAATACTTGGTACTCGCACTGATAAAGGTCGCAGTATAATCCAAGTACTAAAGTTAGGAGGAGGTAATATTTTAACTGAAATCGATTCGCATTGTTCGAAACTACGACGACCTTCAGGTATTGCAGTATTACCTGACAATCACTTAGTAGTTGTAGACTTGGGAAATGACTGTATAAAAAAATATAGATACTGGTAA
- the LOC143430410 gene encoding chymotrypsin-2-like: MEHNQAASIGDGPKIVGGSIAKDGQFPYQASLRYKNRHFCGGSVLNERWILTAAHCLSNFNDTAITIVLGTNTLDKGGDEYQSEKVIGHPNYNSALIRNDIGLIKVDKSIVFGDKVKSIELPSENFGKVDYPAVLSGWGTTSYPGQTPNDLYHIQLSVIDQKQCLNASFRVTDDNICTLNKRGEGACHGDSGGPLVADNAQIGVVSWGIPCARGRPDVFTRVYSYIDWIKDHTENKS; encoded by the exons ATGGAACATAATCAGG CTGCAAGTATAGGCGATGGTCCAAAAATTGTCGGCGGTTCCATAGCGAAAGATGGACAATTTCCCTACCAAGCTTCGCTTCGTTATAAAAATCGTCATTTTTGCGGTGGATCGGTATTGAACGAGAGATGGATACTGACAGCCGCCCATTGCTTGTCAAA TTTCAACGATACGGCAATAACTATCGTGCTGGGCACGAACACGTTGGACAAGGGTGGCGACGAGTACCAGTCTGAAAAAGTAATTGGCCATCCGAATTATAACTCTGCATTGATCAGAAACGATATTGGACTGATCAAGGTAGACAAGAGCATTGTCTTTGGAGACAAAGTGAAGTCCATCGAGTTACCCAGTGAAAATTTTGGTAAAGTGGACTACCCAGCTGTGTTATCTGGCTGGGGAACAACCAGT TATCCCGGACAAACGCCGAATGATCTGTATCATATTCAGCTGAGCGTGATCGATCAGAAACAATGTTTAAATGCCAGCTTTCGTGTCACGGACGACAATATCTGCACGCTTAATAAGAGGGGTGAAGGCGCTTGTCAC GGCGATTCTGGTGGTCCTTTGGTTGCCGACAATGCGCAAATCGGTGTGGTATCCTGGGGAATACCGTGTGCAAGAGGTCGACCGGATGTCTTCACCCGCGTCTACAGTTATATCGATTGGATCAAAGATCACACAGAAAATAAAAGCTAG
- the LOC143430409 gene encoding tripartite motif-containing protein 2 isoform X1 — protein sequence MSCCPFINIINEERKECILPQIIAAGTRIVCPIISSLVVVPAVDAGENVRSCKTTRLGERMVSMSSMLVETVSINYEDFNESFLTCGTCLCVYDGGEHTPKLLPCSHTVCLHCLTRIAASQTRETGAFRCPICRELITIPRGGVPALPPSFLVNQLLDLMSRQRREVIPKCSVHINQELLFCETCDTVFCTVCTGGNHAGTLPGCTEHTIIPFSIAIKRMSEILLYKANECISKLTQAQDSVTTELQRLEASTERCLSAVDHEFAEIIAKIERRRSELQAAVSAAARDKKHVLEEQHALIEAEKNKVQRECEGLQYQVEVRNITQRIGTLSDQLDAASTLSEPKENAFITFEFNHNNALSQLEEALNNLGRIRSSTTLPGLCRARLKDPAIVKLQAAVTVETVDYHGHPRNVGGDLISAELTLADSIHSENQSSSIDTEIVDLENGTYEVLFRPPSASRYVLKLSVFERPIKDYPLFFDATEHNEPIKVYGRQGNGKDEFYQPVAVAVDDDGMIYILDTGNSRIKVLNCDLEFQRHVTNEGLEGRSCTGIGISEQGLVVVNWRTRKVTEMSTLGDTIKSFSHNAFQEPIDVAVDRSYGHILVADNGQSCVFVFDSDGKILFQVGKRSTFKLITSVTVGPNGEIVVADSRIQVFSAKGDFSEEIYSEGKGKGTYGGLAVDAEGKILGTRTDKGRSIIQVLKLGGGNILTEIDSHCSKLRRPSGIAVLPDNHLVVVDLGNDCIKKYRYW from the exons ATGAGCTGCTGTCCATTCAT AAACATAATAaacgaagaaaggaaggaaTGCATCTTGCCGCAGATCATTGCCGCGGGCACCCGCATAGTGTGTCCTATCATTTCGTCCCTGGTAGTGGTGCCGGCTGTGGATGCAGGCGAGAACGTGCGCAGCTGTAAAAC GACCCGGCTAGGGGAGAGGATGGTTAGCATGAGCTCTATGCTCGTGGAGACCGTTAGTATAAACTATGAAGATTTTAATGAAAGTTTTCTAACATGTGGTACATGTCTTTGCGTTTATGATGGTGGAGAACACACTCCCAAATTATTACCATGTTCACACACG gtATGTTTGCATTGCTTAACAAGAATTGCTGCATCTCAGACTCGCGAGACTGGTGCCTTTCGATGTCCTATTTGCAGAGAATTGATAACAATACCTCGTGGTGGAGTTCCTGCATTGCCACCTAGTTTCTTGGTGAATCAACTACTCGACCTTATGTCCAGGCAGAGACGAGAG GTTATTCCAAAATGTTCTGTTCATATAAATCAAGAGTTGCTATTTTGCGAAACATGTGATACAGTGTTTTGTACAGTATGTACTGGTGGTAATCATGCAGGAACTTTACCAGGATGTACTGAACACACTATTATACCCTTTAGTATTGCAATAAAAAGGATGTCTGAAATCTTACTTTACAAAGCTAACGAATGTATATCCAAG CTAACCCAAGCGCAAGATTCTGTAACTACAGAATTACAACGTTTGGAAGCTTCAACAGAAAGGTGCTTGAGTGCTGTGGACCATGAATTTGCAGAAATTATTGCAAAAATTGAAAGGAGACGATCAGAATTGCAGGCAGCTGTCTCAGCTGCAGCAAGAGATAAGAAGCATGTACTAGAAGAACAGCATGCTCTTATAGAAGCTGAAAAAAATAAAGTACAACGAGAGTGTGAAGGCTTACAATATCAG GTTGAAGTACGGAACATTACACAAAGAATTGGTACTTTATCTGACCAACTTGATGCAGCATCAACACTTAGTGAACCTAAAGAAAATGCTTTCATTACGTTTGAATTTAATCACAATAATGCTCTTTCTCAATTAGAGGAAGCTCTTAATAACTTGGGAAGAATACGTTCTAGTACAACATTGCCAG GTTTATGTAGAGCCCGGTTAAAAGATCCCGCTATAGTTAAATTACAAGCAGCTGTAACAGTAGAAACTGTTGATTATCATGGTCACCCTAGAAACGTCGGAGGAGATCTTATCTCCGCAGAACTAACTTTAGCGGATAGTATACATTCAGAAAACCAAAGTTCCAGTATTGACACTGAAATTGTAGATTTAGAAAATGGTACATACGAAGTACTATTCCGACCTCCGTCTGCGAGCCGCTATGTCTTAAAATTGTCAGTTTTCGAGCGGCCTATTAAAGATTATCCTTTATTTTTTGACGCAACGGAACATAATGAACCTATTAAAGTATATGGGAGACAAGGAAATGGAAAAGATGAATTTTATCAACCAGTAGCAGTTGCTGTTGACGACGACGGCATGATATATATTTTAGATACTGGGAATTCACgcataaaa GTACTCAATTGTGATTTAGAGTTTCAAAGGCATGTAACTAACGAAGGACTTGAAGGTCGTAGTTGTACAGGAATTGGTATTTCTGAACAAGGTCTGGTTGTTGTCAATTGGAGAACACGAAAAGTTACGGAGATGAGTACTCTAGGTGACACTATTAAATCTTTCTCGCATAACGCGTTTCAA GAGCCAATTGATGTTGCGGTAGATCGAAGCTATGGTCATATACTTGTTGCAGACAACGGACAAAGTTGTGTTTTTGTGTTTGATTCTGATGGCAAAATTCTCTTTCAG GTGGGAAAGAGAAGTACATTTAAATTAATTACTTCTGTGACTGTTGGACCCAATGGTGAAATAGTAGTCGCCGATAGTCGTATTCAAGTGTTTTCTGCTAAAGGTGATTTCTCTGAAGAAATTTATTCAGAAGGCAAAG GAAAAGGTACTTATGGGGGCTTGGCTGTTGATGCAGAAGGTAAAATACTTGGTACTCGCACTGATAAAGGTCGCAGTATAATCCAAGTACTAAAGTTAGGAGGAGGTAATATTTTAACTGAAATCGATTCGCATTGTTCGAAACTACGACGACCTTCAGGTATTGCAGTATTACCTGACAATCACTTAGTAGTTGTAGACTTGGGAAATGACTGTATAAAAAAATATAGATACTGGTAA